Proteins encoded together in one Maledivibacter sp. window:
- the yhbY gene encoding ribosome assembly RNA-binding protein YhbY, translating to MLTSKQRSYLKGLANNIEAVAYIGKEGISEGFLKQLDDVLEARELVKVSIQKNSILDTKEAANEVAKLTRSEFVQAIGRKFVLYRKSNEDPKIELSM from the coding sequence TTGCTAACAAGTAAGCAGAGATCTTATTTGAAGGGATTAGCTAATAATATTGAAGCTGTCGCTTATATAGGTAAGGAAGGTATATCAGAAGGTTTTTTAAAGCAGTTGGATGATGTATTAGAAGCCCGCGAATTAGTTAAGGTGAGTATACAAAAGAACAGTATTCTTGATACGAAGGAGGCTGCTAATGAAGTTGCTAAATTAACTCGTTCTGAATTTGTTCAAGCCATAGGAAGAAAGTTTGTTTTATATAGAAAGTCAAATGAAGATCCCAAGATCGAATTGTCTATGTAA